The following are encoded together in the Parabacteroides chongii genome:
- a CDS encoding 6-bladed beta-propeller, with amino-acid sequence MKKVLFGLMAAILISTGCESKKSSGELLQIDLTAKDFASGQVEIADEIESVEYVPLELTDESLIANILDIAVTDEYIFVYSTRQDGVLQFDRKGHFLRRIAKTGNGPGETGQIISFTVDEENRLFCVSEYFSTSFYSFYGEFIKKITSLHPYSYQLSVGPNVMAELGRMYVPLNVPGMFSLGIFNWATDDTIALRPTIGNMNLMPLEETSLKGWIYNGSMDGWFCYSEGTDTVWNVNAKTISPAFLVNNGYSASEEKEMRSSKTGNASVDGTYSVFNIFETPRSYFAKCFQSSNESKFFLYRLDKQTGALSREASDIDAMELFEHNRALTGIGVRNETDGGLPVWPFFSYPAKKLMIQVNTAVEIEYLKEKDPKLKEHPVLQKITEESNPLVTIYHLR; translated from the coding sequence ATGAAAAAGGTATTGTTCGGGCTCATGGCAGCCATTCTTATTAGTACCGGATGCGAATCGAAAAAGTCTTCCGGTGAGTTGCTTCAGATCGATCTGACGGCAAAAGACTTTGCTTCCGGTCAGGTGGAAATAGCAGACGAGATAGAATCCGTCGAATACGTTCCTCTGGAACTGACGGACGAATCTTTGATCGCCAATATATTGGATATAGCGGTTACCGATGAGTATATATTCGTTTATTCTACCCGTCAGGACGGTGTGTTGCAGTTCGACCGGAAAGGTCATTTTCTTCGTCGGATAGCAAAGACAGGAAACGGTCCGGGGGAAACGGGGCAGATCATATCGTTCACGGTTGATGAAGAAAACCGTCTGTTCTGTGTCAGTGAGTACTTCTCTACCTCTTTTTATTCTTTTTACGGAGAGTTTATCAAGAAGATAACAAGTTTGCATCCTTATTCTTACCAGCTTTCCGTCGGACCGAACGTGATGGCCGAATTGGGCAGAATGTATGTTCCGTTGAATGTTCCGGGTATGTTCAGTCTGGGAATCTTTAACTGGGCGACGGATGATACGATCGCGCTTCGCCCGACCATTGGGAATATGAACCTGATGCCGTTGGAAGAAACCAGTCTGAAAGGATGGATATATAACGGAAGCATGGACGGTTGGTTTTGCTATTCAGAAGGAACCGATACGGTCTGGAATGTGAATGCCAAAACGATTTCACCGGCTTTCCTTGTCAACAACGGCTATTCTGCATCGGAGGAAAAGGAGATGCGTTCGTCTAAAACCGGAAACGCATCTGTCGACGGCACATACAGCGTTTTTAATATCTTCGAAACGCCCCGTTCTTATTTTGCTAAATGCTTCCAAAGCTCCAATGAATCTAAATTCTTTTTATATCGACTGGATAAGCAGACTGGTGCCTTGAGTCGTGAAGCATCAGATATTGACGCTATGGAACTATTCGAACACAACAGGGCGCTGACCGGCATCGGAGTCCGCAACGAAACGGACGGCGGACTTCCTGTCTGGCCTTTTTTCTCTTATCCGGCTAAGAAGCTGATGATACAGGTGAATACAGCAGTAGAAATTGAATATCTGAAAGAAAAAGATCCGAAGT